One stretch of Hydrogenovibrio kuenenii DSM 12350 DNA includes these proteins:
- the fliE gene encoding flagellar hook-basal body complex protein FliE: MSQTIDTQSLMMQMRALSAEAASKSAPPVEQTSGAKGAENFADLLSQSVNAVAEQQNKSSELKNAFERGDKVDLTEVMIQAQKASLSFQAMTQVRNKLVEAYKDIKNMPI; encoded by the coding sequence ATGAGCCAAACAATTGATACACAAAGTCTGATGATGCAAATGAGAGCACTTTCTGCTGAAGCTGCATCAAAGTCTGCTCCGCCAGTTGAGCAAACATCGGGTGCCAAAGGTGCGGAAAATTTTGCCGACCTTTTATCTCAATCAGTTAATGCTGTAGCTGAACAGCAAAATAAATCTTCCGAATTAAAGAATGCTTTTGAGCGTGGCGATAAAGTTGATTTAACAGAAGTAATGATTCAAGCTCAGAAGGCTAGTTTGTCTTTTCAAGCAATGACACAAGTTCGAAACAAACTTGTGGAAGCTTATAAAGACATTAAGAATATGCCAATTTAA
- a CDS encoding sigma-54-dependent transcriptional regulator encodes MTIAKILIVEDDSKLQEALVDTLELNKFEVVAVSSAQDALVALDDEIAMVFSDIRMDGSMDGYELMKRIRAIKPYLPIVLMTAYGTVEQAVEAMKSGAVDYVLKPFEADVLVEKAKAYFYRDASSNEDFVTAEPSMIQLKTMAQKVADSETSVMISGESGTGKEVLARFIHNNSKRKDQPFVAINCAAIPENMLEATLFGYEKGSFTGALKSMPGKFEQAQGGTIFLDEIGEMKADLQAKLLRVLQEKEVERIGGLKAVDLDVRVLSATNIDMKKAISSGNFREDLFYRLNVFPMKLPALRDRPKDIAAIAEKLLQRHCGNSRVEPMMSAPAMRALLQYPWPGNIRELDNVIQRALVVMSGNTIQETDILLDGDMAIEHVSNSQVYDLPQSFENKEESSESLLANQESPSVDLKEREVQLILDTLRANGGHRQKTAEALNISPRTLRYKLARFKEQGLEVI; translated from the coding sequence ATGACTATTGCAAAAATACTGATTGTCGAAGATGACAGCAAGCTTCAAGAAGCATTAGTTGATACGCTTGAATTGAATAAATTTGAAGTGGTGGCTGTTAGCTCTGCACAAGATGCGTTGGTCGCTTTAGATGATGAAATTGCGATGGTGTTTTCGGATATTCGTATGGATGGCTCTATGGATGGCTATGAGTTGATGAAACGTATTAGAGCCATAAAACCTTATTTACCAATTGTGCTTATGACTGCTTACGGTACTGTAGAACAAGCTGTTGAAGCGATGAAGTCGGGTGCAGTTGATTATGTTTTGAAGCCTTTTGAAGCTGATGTGCTAGTAGAAAAAGCTAAGGCTTATTTTTATCGAGACGCGTCTAGCAATGAAGACTTTGTTACAGCTGAGCCATCGATGATTCAACTCAAGACGATGGCACAAAAGGTCGCCGATAGTGAGACCAGTGTGATGATCTCCGGAGAAAGTGGTACTGGTAAAGAAGTTTTAGCTCGCTTTATTCACAATAACTCAAAACGCAAAGACCAGCCATTCGTCGCTATCAACTGTGCAGCTATTCCTGAGAATATGCTTGAAGCCACTTTGTTTGGTTACGAGAAAGGCTCTTTTACGGGAGCTCTGAAGTCCATGCCTGGTAAGTTTGAACAAGCTCAAGGCGGTACCATTTTCTTGGATGAGATTGGGGAAATGAAAGCGGACTTGCAAGCTAAGTTGCTTCGAGTGTTACAAGAAAAAGAAGTCGAACGTATCGGTGGGCTCAAAGCAGTTGATCTGGATGTTCGCGTTTTAAGCGCAACCAATATTGATATGAAAAAGGCCATCTCTTCAGGCAATTTTCGAGAAGACCTGTTTTATCGTTTAAACGTGTTTCCGATGAAGTTGCCTGCATTGCGTGATAGACCCAAAGATATAGCAGCAATAGCTGAAAAATTGCTACAAAGACATTGCGGTAATAGTCGTGTTGAGCCTATGATGTCGGCACCGGCAATGAGGGCATTGTTGCAATATCCATGGCCGGGTAATATTCGAGAATTAGATAATGTCATTCAACGCGCACTGGTTGTGATGTCGGGTAATACAATTCAAGAAACGGATATTTTGCTAGATGGCGATATGGCTATTGAACATGTTTCAAATTCACAAGTATATGATTTGCCTCAATCGTTTGAAAATAAAGAAGAAAGTTCGGAATCTCTATTAGCTAATCAAGAGTCCCCTTCAGTGGACTTAAAAGAGAGAGAAGTTCAGCTGATTTTAGATACACTAAGAGCAAATGGCGGCCATAGACAAAAAACAGCCGAAGCCTTGAATATTAGTCCTAGAACTCTCAGATACAAGTTAGCTAGGTTTAAAGAGCAAGGTTTAGAGGTTATATAA
- a CDS encoding sensor histidine kinase, which yields MTETSELEQKRLVELEAAFELFNQTSTQLTQAYESLQYQVEDLQAKLAESDREKQKVGERLEQLLKLLPAGVIVLDLDQKIIDLNPAAIEILGRDAIGRSWDVVVRNVFLAQDDAGTLLTHNRMAYQLSESQLTFSEDDGSSSQSVGKILLIQDVTDARNLQQHVSRYQRLSSMGEMAASLAHQIRTPLASALLYVSQLGSGDLDEKKRQKFVDKSVKSLHHLENLIKDMLQYAKGGRVHDKKIQVAQLIENLKHAVESRIEQSASEIHYGHLTEELQIVGDADALLTALQNLVINAIDVVHKNAYITVNVKKITESHRDMVDIRVSDQGPGIDEALVNKIFEPFYTSRAQGTGLGLAVVRAVAEAHDGEAWVMSVPGKSTTFGIRLPLIQTEEAG from the coding sequence ATGACAGAAACCTCAGAGCTTGAACAAAAACGTTTAGTTGAACTGGAAGCCGCGTTTGAGCTGTTTAATCAAACCTCTACGCAGTTAACGCAAGCTTATGAATCGTTGCAGTACCAAGTAGAAGACTTACAAGCAAAGCTTGCGGAAAGTGATCGAGAAAAACAAAAGGTTGGTGAAAGACTTGAGCAGCTTCTAAAGCTTTTGCCAGCAGGTGTTATTGTTCTGGATTTAGATCAAAAGATTATTGACTTAAATCCAGCTGCTATTGAGATATTAGGAAGAGATGCCATTGGCCGCAGTTGGGATGTTGTTGTTCGCAATGTTTTCTTAGCACAAGATGATGCTGGTACTTTGTTAACGCATAATCGAATGGCTTATCAACTGTCTGAGTCACAGCTTACTTTTTCTGAGGATGATGGAAGTTCTTCACAGTCCGTCGGAAAAATACTTTTAATCCAAGATGTAACCGATGCTCGTAACTTACAACAGCATGTTAGCCGTTATCAACGTTTAAGTTCAATGGGTGAGATGGCAGCCTCTCTCGCGCACCAGATTAGAACGCCACTAGCCTCGGCATTACTTTATGTTTCTCAGTTAGGGTCTGGTGACTTGGATGAGAAAAAGCGACAAAAGTTTGTCGATAAGTCGGTTAAAAGTTTACATCACCTTGAAAACTTAATAAAAGACATGCTTCAGTATGCAAAGGGTGGGCGTGTTCATGATAAAAAAATACAGGTTGCTCAGTTGATTGAAAACCTTAAGCATGCAGTAGAAAGCCGCATAGAGCAATCAGCAAGTGAAATACATTATGGGCACTTGACTGAAGAGTTGCAAATTGTCGGTGATGCAGATGCTCTATTGACAGCATTGCAAAACTTGGTGATAAATGCCATAGATGTTGTTCACAAAAATGCGTATATTACAGTGAATGTAAAAAAGATAACGGAAAGCCATAGAGATATGGTTGATATTAGGGTATCGGATCAAGGACCGGGCATAGATGAGGCGTTGGTGAATAAAATTTTCGAACCTTTTTATACAAGCCGTGCACAAGGCACAGGCTTAGGATTGGCGGTCGTTAGAGCAGTAGCAGAAGCCCATGATGGTGAAGCCTGGGTGATGTCTGTTCCTGGGAAAAGTACCACTTTTGGTATTCGATTGCCGCTGATTCAAACGGAGGAGGCTGGATGA
- a CDS encoding sigma-54 interaction domain-containing protein, translated as MSQDLLSSLVGNGPAMQQVKKLILQVAKTDATVLILGESGTGKEVVAQALHSVSARADKPFIPINCGAIPGELLESELFGHEKGAFTGAITARKGRFEMAEKGTIFLDEIGDMPLPMQVKLLRVLQERIYERVGGSKSLECDVRVIAATHRNLEDNISEGKFREDLFYRLNVFPIEMPALRERPEDIPDLFDFMFQKIKGMNREIPIVSEKAMIALQHYAWPGNVRELGNLAERLSILFPGISVDYEDLPEKYQVELLDDAALIKVDNSALIEKETAHETSASVLMGSDQQGQELNDDSVVESEVNSVNGFGPMPDLETGLDLKSYLVEMEVQLIQKALAQTDGNVSQAAKLLQTNRTTLVEKIRKFNLS; from the coding sequence ATGTCTCAAGATCTTTTATCCTCACTGGTTGGCAATGGTCCAGCCATGCAACAAGTCAAAAAACTTATTCTACAAGTGGCTAAAACAGATGCCACAGTTCTTATTCTCGGAGAATCTGGTACAGGAAAGGAAGTAGTAGCACAAGCACTACACTCCGTTTCAGCGCGAGCAGATAAACCTTTTATTCCCATTAACTGTGGGGCAATTCCTGGCGAACTCTTAGAGTCCGAATTATTTGGTCATGAAAAGGGTGCGTTTACCGGTGCAATTACGGCTAGAAAAGGGCGTTTTGAAATGGCGGAGAAGGGCACTATTTTTCTAGATGAAATTGGTGATATGCCGTTACCTATGCAGGTTAAGCTTTTAAGGGTTTTGCAAGAAAGAATTTATGAACGTGTTGGTGGGAGTAAAAGTCTTGAATGTGATGTTCGTGTTATTGCAGCCACTCACCGTAATTTAGAAGACAATATTTCTGAAGGTAAGTTCAGGGAAGATTTATTCTATCGATTAAATGTTTTTCCTATTGAAATGCCTGCTCTAAGAGAACGTCCTGAAGATATACCTGATTTGTTTGATTTTATGTTCCAAAAAATCAAAGGTATGAACCGTGAAATTCCTATAGTTTCTGAAAAGGCGATGATTGCACTCCAGCATTATGCTTGGCCGGGAAATGTTAGAGAGTTAGGTAACTTGGCAGAAAGGTTGTCAATTCTTTTTCCTGGGATTTCGGTTGACTATGAGGACTTGCCTGAAAAATATCAGGTAGAACTTCTTGATGATGCTGCTCTTATAAAAGTTGATAATTCGGCTTTGATAGAGAAAGAGACTGCACACGAAACCAGTGCGTCCGTTTTAATGGGTTCTGATCAACAGGGTCAGGAACTGAATGATGATTCTGTTGTTGAGTCAGAGGTAAATTCTGTAAATGGTTTTGGGCCAATGCCGGATTTGGAAACAGGTTTGGATTTGAAGTCTTATTTGGTTGAGATGGAAGTACAGTTAATACAAAAGGCTTTGGCGCAAACTGATGGTAATGTCTCTCAGGCAGCTAAGCTATTACAAACCAATCGAACGACATTGGTTGAAAAAATTCGTAAATTCAATTTGAGCTAA
- a CDS encoding flagellar protein FliT, which produces MDNQVVQCLHHSKLMLMHVQAEEWDAFISLYPAWEAEINDCLIVSPPQSDAESLKKVLAELIDDIDKIRDLVRGRMTQIEDEFSQAIQQKKAMDGYLK; this is translated from the coding sequence ATGGATAATCAAGTTGTTCAATGTTTGCACCATTCCAAACTTATGCTTATGCATGTGCAAGCTGAGGAATGGGATGCATTTATTTCACTATACCCAGCTTGGGAAGCAGAAATTAATGACTGCTTAATTGTCAGTCCACCTCAATCCGATGCGGAAAGCTTGAAAAAAGTTCTTGCTGAATTGATCGATGATATTGATAAGATTCGTGATCTTGTTAGAGGAAGAATGACTCAGATTGAAGACGAATTTTCTCAAGCTATACAGCAAAAAAAAGCTATGGATGGCTATCTAAAATAA
- the fliS gene encoding flagellar export chaperone FliS, whose amino-acid sequence MNPMMKQKFLNQYQQTSIETGMENATPHKLVVLLYDGVVDALALVKGAIERKDFRMKADKINKAITLVGALRVGLDMENGGDVAKNYADIYSYINQQLLQVSLKNDLEVLNQLAGLVRELRESWDLMPNNMKMASKEQLDNLKKVKVNS is encoded by the coding sequence ATGAACCCAATGATGAAACAGAAGTTTCTAAATCAATATCAGCAAACGTCAATTGAAACGGGGATGGAGAATGCGACTCCGCATAAATTGGTAGTATTGCTATATGATGGTGTCGTTGATGCTTTAGCATTGGTGAAAGGCGCCATAGAGCGAAAAGATTTCCGTATGAAAGCGGACAAGATTAATAAGGCAATTACGCTTGTTGGTGCATTGCGTGTTGGGCTTGATATGGAAAACGGTGGTGATGTTGCAAAGAATTATGCAGATATTTACAGCTATATTAATCAACAGTTACTTCAGGTCAGCTTGAAAAATGATTTGGAAGTCTTGAATCAGCTAGCTGGGCTAGTTAGAGAGCTTCGAGAGAGTTGGGATTTAATGCCTAATAATATGAAGATGGCATCTAAAGAGCAACTAGACAACCTTAAAAAAGTAAAAGTTAATAGCTAA